The following are from one region of the Pseudomonas putida genome:
- the argE gene encoding acetylornithine deacetylase, translating into MPLPTLKDQFAALIAAPSVSCTQPALDQSNRQVIDLLAGWLGDLGFKCDIQQVSPGKFNLLASRGTGPGGLVLAGHSDTVPYDEQLWASDPLKLTETDGRWVGLGSCDMKGFFALVIEAVTPLLEHDFKQPLLILATCDEESSMSGARALAEAGQPLGRAAVIGEPTGLRPIRMHKGILMDRIDILGRSGHSSDPSLGRSAMEAMHAVMSELMGLRQQWQQAYRNPQFTVPTPTMNFGCIHGGDNPNRICGQCALEFDLRPLPGMDVEQLRAAIRARLVPVAERFEVRIDYAPLFPEVPPFEQAADTELVQVAERLTGHRAEAVAFGTEAPYLQQLGCQTIVLGPGDIACAHQPGEYLEMSRIEPTVRLLRDLIRHYCLD; encoded by the coding sequence ATGCCGTTGCCGACGCTGAAAGACCAGTTCGCCGCCCTGATTGCCGCGCCCTCGGTCAGTTGCACCCAGCCTGCGCTGGACCAGTCCAATCGCCAGGTCATCGACCTGCTGGCCGGCTGGCTGGGCGACCTGGGTTTCAAGTGCGACATCCAGCAGGTCAGCCCCGGCAAGTTCAACCTGCTGGCCAGCCGTGGCACTGGCCCGGGTGGCCTGGTGCTGGCGGGGCACAGCGACACCGTACCTTATGATGAACAGCTGTGGGCCAGTGACCCGCTGAAGCTGACCGAAACCGATGGCCGCTGGGTCGGTCTGGGCAGCTGCGACATGAAGGGCTTCTTCGCACTGGTCATCGAAGCGGTCACCCCATTGCTGGAGCACGACTTCAAACAGCCGCTGCTGATCCTTGCCACCTGTGACGAAGAAAGCTCCATGTCCGGCGCCCGTGCGCTGGCCGAGGCCGGCCAGCCGCTCGGCCGTGCGGCAGTGATCGGCGAACCCACCGGGCTGCGGCCGATCCGCATGCACAAGGGCATCCTCATGGACCGCATCGACATCCTCGGGCGCAGCGGCCACTCTTCGGACCCAAGCCTGGGCCGCAGCGCCATGGAGGCCATGCACGCAGTAATGAGCGAGTTGATGGGTTTGCGCCAGCAATGGCAGCAGGCCTACCGCAACCCGCAATTCACCGTGCCGACCCCGACCATGAACTTCGGCTGCATTCACGGCGGCGACAACCCCAACCGTATCTGCGGCCAGTGTGCCCTGGAGTTCGACCTGCGCCCGCTGCCAGGCATGGATGTGGAGCAACTGCGTGCGGCCATCCGCGCCAGGCTGGTACCGGTGGCAGAGCGCTTCGAGGTGCGCATCGACTATGCGCCTTTGTTCCCGGAGGTGCCGCCATTCGAGCAGGCCGCCGACACCGAGCTGGTGCAAGTGGCGGAGCGCCTGACCGGCCATCGCGCCGAAGCGGTGGCGTTCGGCACCGAAGCGCCTTATCTTCAGCAGCTGGGTTGCCAGACCATCGTGCTGGGCCCCGGCGACATCGCTTGTGCCCACCAGCCGGGCGAGTACCTTGAAATGTCACGAATCGAGCCTACCGTGCGTCTATTGCGTGACCTGATCCGGCACTATTGCCTGGACTAA
- a CDS encoding Lrp/AsnC family transcriptional regulator, with the protein MHSELDAYDRRILELLQEDASLSSAQIAERVGLSQSPCWRRIQRLKEEGVIRGQVTLLDRKKVGLNTQIFAEVKLNAHGRSNFAEFTDAIRGFPEVLECYVLMGSVDFLLRIVTSDIEAYERFFFEKLSNVPGIQEVNSIVALSEIKSTTSLPLSR; encoded by the coding sequence ATGCACAGCGAGCTGGACGCCTATGACCGCCGTATCCTCGAGCTGCTGCAGGAGGACGCTTCGCTGTCCAGCGCGCAGATCGCCGAACGCGTGGGGCTGTCGCAATCACCGTGTTGGCGGCGTATCCAGCGGTTGAAGGAGGAGGGAGTGATTCGCGGGCAGGTAACCCTGCTGGACCGCAAGAAGGTCGGCCTGAACACGCAGATTTTCGCCGAGGTGAAACTGAACGCCCACGGGCGCTCCAACTTCGCCGAGTTCACCGACGCGATCCGCGGGTTTCCGGAGGTGCTCGAGTGTTATGTGCTGATGGGGTCGGTGGACTTTCTGCTGCGCATTGTCACCTCGGATATCGAGGCTTATGAACGGTTCTTCTTCGAAAAGCTGTCGAACGTGCCGGGAATTCAGGAAGTGAACTCGATCGTGGCGCTGTCGGAGATCAAGTCCACCACCAGCCTGCCACTGTCGCGCTGA
- a CDS encoding CYTH domain-containing protein has protein sequence MHKETELKLRASRETLAALREHPLLKKRNKSGWQTRELLNQYFDTPERELSAARVALRLRRDGEAVIQTLKCRGTSVAGLSERNEHEWQLDKVKLDLKKLDDSCWPAQLASLDKKTIKPLFTTDFSREYAEIAWGRGKSKVVIEAALDQGFVIAGKRKEEICELELELREGEPQALLELAAELAASLPLMPCDISKAERGYRLLEPDSYELSLPHTELEAEMAVDDAYAALAWQLLGSSQRLAEQYRHNGHWRLLQDWVECLTELRAVTASLGQAAPRATTRDLRSSLDALLEDWRPLVQAGNDDEDIRRAAPEQFAEELEDVRWGQFSLETSRWLLARAWTVERKGRGERQGKAQLASWLAHLLGEEGRALKLPLYTQRPEDLAEQLPRIEQLLAWLHHARQVLEAPQMDRLYGDLKKLHELSEQPISDEVLEARIEQARAVDQSRGWKHLLKA, from the coding sequence ATGCACAAAGAAACCGAACTCAAGCTCCGCGCCAGCCGCGAGACCCTTGCCGCCCTGCGCGAGCACCCTCTGCTGAAGAAGCGCAACAAGTCCGGCTGGCAGACCCGCGAACTGCTCAACCAGTACTTCGACACCCCCGAGCGCGAGCTCTCCGCTGCCCGCGTCGCCCTGCGCCTGCGCCGCGATGGCGAAGCCGTCATCCAGACTCTCAAGTGCCGCGGCACCAGCGTGGCCGGCCTGTCCGAGCGCAACGAGCACGAATGGCAGCTGGACAAGGTCAAGCTCGACCTGAAGAAGCTCGACGACAGCTGCTGGCCCGCGCAACTGGCCAGCCTGGACAAAAAGACCATCAAGCCGCTGTTCACCACCGACTTCAGCCGTGAATACGCCGAAATCGCCTGGGGCCGTGGCAAGAGCAAGGTAGTGATCGAGGCCGCACTCGACCAGGGCTTCGTGATCGCCGGCAAGCGCAAGGAAGAAATCTGCGAGCTGGAACTGGAACTGCGTGAAGGCGAGCCACAGGCGCTGCTGGAACTGGCCGCCGAGCTGGCCGCCAGCCTGCCGCTGATGCCATGCGACATCAGCAAGGCCGAGCGTGGCTACCGCCTGCTGGAGCCGGACAGCTACGAGCTGAGCCTGCCGCACACCGAGCTGGAGGCCGAAATGGCCGTGGACGACGCCTACGCCGCACTGGCCTGGCAACTGCTGGGCAGCAGCCAGCGCCTGGCGGAGCAATATCGCCACAACGGCCACTGGCGCCTGTTGCAGGACTGGGTCGAGTGCCTGACCGAGCTGCGTGCCGTTACCGCCAGCCTGGGCCAGGCCGCGCCGCGCGCCACCACCCGCGACCTGCGCAGCAGCCTCGACGCCCTGCTCGAAGACTGGCGCCCTTTGGTGCAGGCCGGCAATGACGACGAAGATATCCGTCGCGCCGCCCCCGAGCAGTTCGCCGAAGAGCTGGAAGACGTGCGGTGGGGCCAGTTCTCGCTGGAAACCTCGCGCTGGCTGCTGGCCCGCGCCTGGACCGTGGAGCGCAAAGGCCGCGGCGAGCGCCAGGGCAAGGCGCAGCTGGCAAGCTGGCTGGCACACCTGCTGGGCGAAGAAGGCCGAGCGTTGAAGCTGCCGCTGTATACCCAGCGTCCGGAAGACCTGGCTGAGCAACTGCCGCGTATCGAACAGCTGCTGGCCTGGCTGCACCATGCTCGTCAGGTGCTTGAGGCTCCGCAGATGGACCGCCTGTATGGCGACCTGAAGAAGCTGCATGAGCTGTCTGAACAGCCGATCAGCGATGAAGTGCTGGAAGCGCGTATCGAACAGGCCCGGGCGGTAGATCAGAGCCGCGGCTGGAAGCACCTGCTCAAGGCTTGA
- a CDS encoding polyamine ABC transporter substrate-binding protein, with protein sequence MNKMGKTLLAAALMGAMATAVQAEDKVLNVYNWSDYIAPDTIAKFEKQTGIKVKYDVFDSNETLEAKLLAGKSGYDIVVPSNNFLAKQIKAGVYEELDRSKLPNWKNLDPDLLKAVGDASDKDNKHAFPYMWGSIGIGYNPEKVKAALGVDKIDSWDVVFKPENIAKLKSCGVSFLDAPTEMLPAALHYLGKPTDSTKKEDLKAAEDLFLKIRPSITYFHSSKYIGDMANGNICVAVGYSGDLEQSKARAHEAGDKVKVDYVIPKEGAGTFYDMVAIPKDAEHKDAAYQFMNFLMQPEIMAEITNAVRFPNGNAAATQFVDKEITSDPSIYPPAEVKKQLYAIAAPEAKAQRDITRSWTKIKSGK encoded by the coding sequence ATGAATAAAATGGGCAAGACGTTGCTGGCCGCCGCCCTGATGGGCGCCATGGCTACCGCTGTTCAGGCTGAAGACAAGGTGTTGAACGTCTACAACTGGTCGGACTACATCGCTCCGGACACCATTGCCAAGTTCGAGAAGCAGACCGGTATCAAGGTCAAGTACGACGTGTTCGACAGCAACGAAACCCTCGAAGCCAAGCTGCTGGCCGGCAAGTCCGGCTACGACATCGTGGTGCCGTCCAACAACTTCCTGGCCAAGCAGATCAAGGCTGGCGTGTACGAGGAGCTGGACCGCTCCAAGCTGCCGAACTGGAAGAACCTCGACCCTGACCTGCTCAAGGCCGTTGGCGATGCCAGCGACAAGGACAACAAGCACGCCTTCCCGTACATGTGGGGCTCGATCGGCATCGGCTACAACCCGGAGAAGGTCAAGGCCGCGCTGGGCGTGGACAAGATCGACTCGTGGGACGTGGTGTTCAAGCCTGAGAACATCGCCAAGCTCAAGAGCTGCGGCGTGAGCTTCCTCGACGCCCCGACCGAAATGCTCCCGGCTGCGCTGCACTACCTCGGCAAGCCGACCGACAGCACCAAGAAGGAAGACCTGAAGGCCGCCGAGGACCTGTTCCTCAAGATCCGTCCTTCGATCACCTACTTCCACTCGTCCAAGTACATCGGCGACATGGCCAACGGCAACATCTGCGTAGCCGTCGGTTACTCGGGTGACCTGGAGCAGTCCAAGGCCCGTGCCCACGAAGCTGGCGACAAGGTCAAAGTGGACTACGTCATTCCGAAGGAAGGTGCCGGTACCTTCTACGACATGGTCGCTATCCCCAAGGATGCCGAGCACAAAGACGCTGCCTACCAGTTCATGAACTTCCTGATGCAGCCGGAAATCATGGCTGAAATCACCAACGCCGTGCGCTTCCCGAACGGCAACGCTGCCGCCACCCAGTTCGTGGACAAGGAAATCACCAGCGACCCAAGCATCTACCCACCAGCCGAAGTGAAGAAACAGCTGTACGCCATCGCTGCACCTGAAGCGAAGGCCCAGCGTGACATCACCCGCAGCTGGACCAAGATCAAGTCGGGCAAATAA
- a CDS encoding aspartate aminotransferase family protein has product MSVNNPQTREWQTLSGEHHLAPFSDYKQLKEKGPRIITKAQGVHLWDSEGHKILDGMAGLWCVAVGYGREELVQAAEKQMRELPYYNLFFQTAHPPALELAKAISDVAPQGMTHVFFTGSGSEGNDTVLRMVRHYWALKGKPQKQTIIGRINGYHGSTVAGASLGGMSGMHEQGGLPIPGIVHIPQPYWFGEGGDMTPDEFGVWAAEQLEQKILEVGEDNVAAFIAEPIQGAGGVIIPPETYWPKVKEILARYDILFVADEVICGFGRTGEWFGSDYYDLKPDLMTIAKGLTSGYIPMGGVIVRDTVAQVLSQGGDFNHGFTYSGHPVAAAVGLENLRILRDEKIVEKARTEAAPYLQKRLRELQDHPLVGEVRGLGLLGAIELVKDKATRSRYEGKGVGMICRTFCFDNGLIMRAVGDTMIIAPPLVISHAEIDELVEKARKCLDLTLEAIR; this is encoded by the coding sequence ATGAGCGTCAACAACCCGCAAACCCGTGAATGGCAAACCCTGAGCGGGGAGCATCACCTCGCGCCCTTCAGTGATTACAAGCAGCTGAAGGAAAAGGGGCCGCGCATCATCACCAAGGCCCAGGGTGTGCATTTGTGGGATAGCGAGGGGCACAAGATTCTCGACGGCATGGCTGGCCTGTGGTGCGTGGCAGTAGGCTACGGCCGTGAGGAACTGGTGCAGGCGGCAGAAAAGCAGATGCGCGAGCTGCCGTATTACAACCTGTTCTTCCAGACTGCCCACCCGCCTGCGCTGGAGCTGGCCAAGGCCATCTCCGACGTGGCGCCACAGGGCATGACCCATGTGTTCTTCACCGGTTCCGGCTCCGAAGGCAACGACACCGTGCTGCGCATGGTCCGCCACTACTGGGCGCTGAAAGGCAAGCCACAGAAGCAGACCATCATCGGCCGCATCAACGGCTACCACGGCTCCACCGTGGCTGGTGCCAGCCTGGGCGGCATGAGCGGCATGCACGAGCAAGGCGGCCTGCCGATCCCTGGCATCGTGCATATCCCGCAGCCTTACTGGTTCGGCGAAGGTGGCGACATGACCCCGGATGAGTTCGGGGTGTGGGCAGCCGAGCAGCTGGAGCAGAAAATCCTCGAAGTCGGCGAAGACAACGTCGCCGCTTTCATCGCCGAGCCGATCCAGGGTGCCGGCGGCGTGATCATCCCGCCGGAAACCTACTGGCCGAAGGTGAAGGAGATTCTCGCCAGGTACGACATCCTGTTCGTCGCCGACGAAGTGATCTGCGGCTTCGGCCGCACCGGCGAGTGGTTCGGTTCCGACTACTACGACCTCAAGCCCGACCTGATGACCATCGCCAAGGGCCTGACCTCCGGTTACATCCCCATGGGCGGTGTGATCGTGCGTGACACCGTGGCCCAGGTACTCAGCCAAGGCGGCGACTTCAACCACGGCTTCACCTACTCCGGCCACCCGGTAGCGGCGGCGGTGGGCCTGGAAAACCTGCGCATCCTGCGCGACGAGAAAATCGTCGAGAAGGCGCGCACCGAAGCGGCACCGTATTTGCAAAAGCGTTTGCGTGAACTGCAGGACCACCCGCTGGTGGGCGAGGTACGCGGCCTGGGCCTGCTCGGCGCGATCGAGCTGGTCAAGGACAAGGCCACCCGCAGCCGTTACGAAGGCAAGGGCGTGGGCATGATCTGCCGCACCTTCTGCTTCGACAATGGCCTGATCATGCGCGCGGTGGGGGACACCATGATCATCGCGCCACCGCTAGTGATCAGCCACGCGGAGATCGACGAACTGGTGGAAAAGGCACGCAAATGCCTGGACCTGACGCTCGAAGCGATTCGTTGA
- the argA gene encoding amino-acid N-acetyltransferase, translated as MPDYVNWLRHASPYINAHRDCTFVVMLPGDGVEHPNFGNIVHDLVLLHSLGVRLVLVHGSRPQIESRLADRGLTPHYHRGLRITDAATLDCVIDAVGALRLAIEARLSMDIAASPMQGSRLRVASGNLVTARPIGVLEGVDYHHTGEVRRVDRKGISRLLDERSIVLLSPLGYSPTGEIFNLACEDVATRAAIELGADKLLLFGAEPGLLDADGKLVRELRPQQVAPHLQRLGSDYQGELLDAAAEACKGGVARSHIVSYAEDGALLTELFTRGGGGTLVSQEQFEVVREATIEDVGGLLELISPLEEQGILVRRSREVLEREIEQFSVVEREGMIIACAALYPIADSDAGELACLAVNPEYRHGGRGDELLERIESRARQLGLNTLFVLTTRTAHWFRERGFAPSGVERLPAARASLYNYQRNSKIFEKPL; from the coding sequence ATGCCCGACTACGTCAACTGGCTGCGTCATGCCTCCCCGTACATCAATGCCCATCGCGACTGCACCTTCGTGGTCATGCTCCCTGGCGATGGGGTGGAACACCCTAATTTCGGCAACATCGTCCACGACCTGGTACTGCTGCACAGCCTGGGCGTGCGCCTGGTGCTGGTACATGGCTCGCGCCCGCAGATCGAAAGCCGCCTGGCGGATCGGGGCCTGACCCCGCACTACCACCGTGGTCTGCGCATTACCGACGCCGCCACCCTGGACTGCGTGATCGATGCTGTGGGCGCCCTGCGCCTGGCCATCGAGGCGCGCCTGTCGATGGACATCGCCGCTTCGCCGATGCAGGGCTCGCGCCTGCGCGTGGCGTCCGGCAACCTGGTCACGGCGCGGCCGATCGGCGTGCTCGAAGGTGTGGACTACCACCACACCGGCGAAGTGCGCCGGGTCGACCGCAAGGGGATCAGCCGCCTGCTCGACGAGCGCTCCATCGTGCTGTTGTCGCCGCTGGGCTACTCGCCCACGGGGGAAATTTTCAACCTGGCCTGCGAAGACGTGGCCACCCGCGCCGCCATCGAACTGGGTGCCGACAAGCTGCTGCTGTTCGGTGCCGAGCCGGGCCTTCTGGATGCCGATGGCAAGCTGGTGCGTGAGCTGCGCCCGCAGCAGGTTGCTCCGCATTTGCAGCGTCTGGGCAGTGATTACCAGGGCGAATTGCTGGATGCCGCGGCCGAAGCCTGCAAAGGCGGTGTGGCGCGCAGCCATATCGTCAGCTATGCCGAGGACGGCGCCTTGCTGACCGAGCTGTTCACCCGTGGTGGTGGCGGCACGTTGGTGTCGCAGGAGCAGTTCGAAGTGGTGCGCGAGGCAACCATCGAGGATGTGGGCGGTTTGCTGGAGCTGATCAGCCCGCTGGAAGAGCAGGGCATCCTGGTACGTCGCTCGCGCGAGGTGCTGGAGCGGGAGATCGAGCAATTCAGCGTGGTCGAGCGCGAAGGCATGATTATCGCCTGTGCGGCGTTGTACCCGATTGCCGACTCCGACGCCGGCGAACTGGCGTGCCTGGCGGTGAACCCGGAGTACCGCCATGGCGGGCGTGGTGACGAACTGCTGGAACGTATCGAGAGCCGGGCGCGGCAGTTGGGGCTGAACACCTTGTTCGTGCTGACGACGCGAACCGCGCACTGGTTCCGCGAACGCGGGTTTGCGCCGAGTGGGGTGGAGCGGCTGCCGGCGGCGCGGGCTTCGCTGTACAACTACCAGCGCAACTCGAAAATCTTCGAGAAGCCCTTGTAA
- a CDS encoding glutamine synthetase family protein, with protein sequence MSNNLDQLTDWLKEHKITEVECMISDLTGITRGKISPTNKFIAEKGMRLPESVLLQTVTGDYVDDDIYYELLDPADIDMICRPDENAVFLVPWAIEPTAQVIHDTYDKKGNPVELSPRNVLKKVLKLYADKGWQPIVAPEMEFYLTKRSEDPDFPLQPPVGRSGRPETGRQSFSIEAANEFDPLFEDVYDWCELQQLDLDTLIHEDGTAQMEINFRHGNALHLADQILVFKRTMREAALKHNVAATFMAKPMTGEPGSAMHLHQSVVDVATGKNIFSNDDGSMSELFLHHIGGLQKFIPEALPLFAPNVNSFRRFLPDTSAPVNVEWGEENRTVGLRVPDAGPQSRRVENRLPGADANPYLAIAASLLCGYIGMVEGIDASAPVQGRGYERRNLRLPLTIEDALERMENSRALVQYLGKKFITGYVATKRAEHENFKRVISSWEREFLLFAV encoded by the coding sequence ATGAGTAACAACCTCGACCAGCTCACCGATTGGTTGAAAGAGCACAAGATCACCGAAGTCGAATGCATGATCAGTGACCTGACCGGCATCACTCGCGGCAAAATTTCGCCTACCAACAAGTTCATCGCCGAAAAAGGCATGCGCTTGCCCGAGAGCGTGCTGCTGCAGACCGTGACCGGCGATTACGTCGACGACGACATCTATTACGAACTGCTGGACCCGGCGGACATCGACATGATCTGCCGCCCCGACGAGAACGCCGTGTTCCTCGTGCCATGGGCCATCGAGCCGACCGCCCAGGTGATCCACGACACCTACGACAAGAAGGGCAACCCGGTCGAACTATCGCCGCGCAACGTCTTGAAGAAAGTGCTCAAGCTCTACGCTGACAAGGGCTGGCAGCCGATTGTCGCGCCAGAGATGGAGTTCTACCTGACCAAGCGCAGCGAAGACCCTGACTTCCCGCTGCAGCCCCCGGTAGGCCGCTCGGGCCGCCCGGAAACCGGCCGCCAGTCGTTCTCGATCGAAGCCGCCAACGAATTCGACCCGCTGTTCGAAGACGTTTACGACTGGTGCGAACTGCAGCAGCTGGACCTCGACACGCTTATCCATGAAGACGGCACGGCGCAGATGGAGATCAATTTCCGTCATGGCAATGCCCTGCACCTGGCCGACCAGATCCTGGTGTTCAAGCGCACCATGCGCGAGGCCGCGCTCAAGCACAATGTCGCCGCCACCTTCATGGCCAAGCCCATGACCGGCGAGCCAGGCAGTGCCATGCATCTGCACCAGAGCGTGGTCGACGTGGCTACCGGCAAGAACATCTTCAGCAACGACGACGGCAGCATGAGCGAACTGTTCCTGCACCACATCGGTGGCCTGCAGAAGTTCATCCCCGAGGCGCTGCCGCTGTTTGCCCCCAACGTCAACTCGTTCCGCCGCTTCCTGCCCGACACCTCGGCGCCGGTGAACGTGGAGTGGGGCGAGGAAAACCGTACCGTCGGCCTGCGCGTGCCGGACGCCGGCCCGCAAAGCCGCCGGGTCGAGAACCGCCTGCCAGGCGCCGACGCCAACCCTTACCTGGCCATTGCCGCCAGCCTGCTGTGTGGCTACATCGGCATGGTCGAAGGCATCGACGCCAGCGCGCCGGTGCAGGGCCGTGGCTACGAACGCCGCAACCTGCGCCTGCCACTGACCATCGAAGATGCCTTGGAACGCATGGAAAACAGCCGTGCACTGGTGCAGTACCTGGGCAAGAAGTTCATCACCGGCTACGTCGCTACCAAGCGCGCCGAGCACGAGAACTTCAAGCGAGTCATCAGTTCCTGGGAGCGTGAGTTCCTGCTGTTTGCTGTCTGA
- a CDS encoding glutamine synthetase family protein gives MSVPPRAVQLNEANAFLKEHPEVLYVDLLIADMNGVVRGKRIERTSLHKVYEKGINLPASLFALDINGSTVESTGLGLDIGDADRICYPIPDTLCNEPWQKRPTAQLLMTMHELEGEPFFADPREVLRQVVSKFTEMGLTICAAFELEFYLIDQENVNGRPQPPRSPISGKRPQSTQVYLIDDLDEYADCLQDILEGAKEQGIPADAIVKESAPAQFEVNLHHVADPLKACDYAVLLKRLIKNIAYDHEMDTTFMAKPYPGQAGNGLHVHISVLDKDGNNIFTSEDPEQNAALRHAVGGVLETLPASMAFLCPNVNSYRRFGAQFYVPNAPSWGLDNRTVALRVPTGSPDAVRIEHRVAGADANPYLMMAAVLAGVHHGLTNKVEPGAPIEGNSYEQLEQSLPNNLRDALRELDDSEILNKYIDPKYIDIFVACKESELEEFEHSISDLEYNWYLHTV, from the coding sequence ATGTCGGTACCCCCGCGTGCCGTTCAGCTTAACGAAGCGAACGCGTTCCTTAAGGAACATCCTGAGGTTCTCTACGTTGACCTTCTGATTGCAGATATGAATGGTGTGGTGCGTGGCAAGCGCATAGAGCGCACCAGCCTCCACAAGGTTTACGAGAAAGGCATCAACCTGCCGGCCTCCCTCTTCGCCCTGGACATCAACGGTTCCACCGTCGAAAGCACCGGGCTGGGCCTGGATATCGGCGATGCTGACCGCATCTGCTATCCAATCCCTGACACACTCTGTAATGAGCCGTGGCAAAAGCGCCCCACCGCCCAGCTGCTGATGACCATGCACGAGCTCGAAGGCGAGCCGTTCTTCGCCGACCCGCGTGAAGTACTGCGCCAGGTCGTGAGCAAGTTCACCGAAATGGGCCTGACCATCTGCGCCGCATTCGAGCTGGAGTTCTACCTGATCGACCAGGAGAACGTGAACGGCCGCCCGCAGCCGCCACGCTCGCCCATTTCCGGCAAACGCCCGCAGTCGACCCAGGTGTACCTGATCGACGACCTCGACGAATATGCCGACTGCCTGCAGGACATCCTCGAAGGCGCGAAAGAGCAAGGTATCCCGGCCGACGCCATCGTCAAGGAAAGCGCCCCGGCGCAGTTCGAAGTCAACCTGCACCACGTGGCCGACCCGCTCAAGGCCTGCGACTACGCGGTACTGCTCAAGCGGTTGATCAAGAACATCGCCTACGACCATGAAATGGACACCACCTTCATGGCCAAGCCCTACCCGGGCCAGGCAGGCAACGGCCTGCATGTACACATTTCCGTGCTGGACAAAGATGGCAACAACATCTTCACCAGCGAGGATCCCGAGCAGAACGCCGCGCTACGTCACGCTGTCGGCGGTGTGCTCGAGACCCTGCCCGCTTCGATGGCGTTCCTTTGCCCGAACGTCAACTCGTACCGCCGCTTCGGTGCGCAGTTCTATGTACCGAACGCGCCTAGCTGGGGCCTGGACAACCGCACCGTGGCCCTGCGCGTGCCGACCGGTTCGCCGGACGCCGTGCGTATCGAGCATCGCGTGGCCGGTGCCGACGCCAACCCGTACCTGATGATGGCCGCCGTGCTGGCCGGCGTACACCATGGCCTGACCAACAAGGTCGAGCCGGGTGCGCCGATCGAAGGCAACTCGTACGAGCAGCTGGAGCAGAGCCTGCCGAACAACCTGCGCGATGCCCTGCGCGAGCTGGACGACAGCGAGATCCTGAACAAGTACATCGATCCGAAGTACATCGACATCTTCGTCGCGTGCAAGGAGAGCGAGCTGGAGGAGTTCGAGCACTCGATCTCCGACCTCGAGTACAACTGGTACCTGCATACCGTGTAA